The following proteins come from a genomic window of Lytechinus pictus isolate F3 Inbred chromosome 1, Lp3.0, whole genome shotgun sequence:
- the LOC129253729 gene encoding titin-like: MSVGNKPSYKGPKIEVRQQSRSIEEGKRVNLFCRLTEEPESVHWILDDEDLKSGGRFKVWNDKCDCYCQILVTKEDDAGLYVYKARNKRGECCTTFSLHVIPAVKPLSDVDVKELLWQNTQQNEELVKPIVSK; the protein is encoded by the exons ATGTCAG TTGGTAACAAGCCAAGCTACAAGGGGCCCAAGATCGAGGTCCGTCAACAGTCGAGGTCGATTGAAGAAGGCAAGAGAGTCAACCTGTTCTGCAGACTTACAGAAGAACCCGAATCAG tACACTGGATCCTGGATGACGAGGACTTGAAGAGCGGCGGTCGGTTCAAGGTTTGGAACGACAAATGCGATTGCTACTGCCAGATCCTCGTCACCAAAGAAGACGACGCCGGGCTCTACGTCTACAAGGCCCGCAACAAGCGGGGAGAATGCTGCACCACCTTCAGCCTCCACGTCATACCCGCCGTCAAACCTCTCAGTGACGTAGACGTGAAGGAGCTTCTTTGGCAGAACACCCAACAGAACGAAGAGCTTGTAAAACCAATAGTAtctaaataa